The Paramisgurnus dabryanus chromosome 6, PD_genome_1.1, whole genome shotgun sequence genome has a window encoding:
- the LOC135766999 gene encoding cystatin-like protein, translating into MRGLLWLVGAGLLLGSIDGGDTYEQLDAKTRDIVDKAIIKANEKYGKKYHIDFHSITDSGNFRLFNVLLKPTSCTKGQRVHRKECTLQDKLKPWVSCVACGENMACRPQKPREDI; encoded by the exons ATGAGAGGTTTACTGTGGTTGGTTGGTGCAGGATTACTGCTGGGGTCAATAGATGGAGGCGACACATATGAACAACTTGATGCTAAAACAAGGGACATCGTTGACAAGGCAATAATCAAAGCCAATGAGAAATATGGAAAGAAATATCACATTGATTTTCATTCAATCACAGATTCT GGTAATTTCAGGTTGTTCAATGTCCTATTAAAACCCACCTCATGTACCAAGGGACAGAGAGTCCATCGAAAGGAATGTACATTACAAGATAAACTTAAA CCTTGGGTTTCCTGTGTGGCATGCGGTGAAAACATGGCCTGTAGACCACAGAAACCAAGAGAAG ATATATga